The following are encoded together in the Streptomyces tsukubensis genome:
- a CDS encoding ABC transporter ATP-binding protein: MTTQLPGGAQDTEDREAAHPVATAHRDDAEAPRDDGTPGETRSPVACTGSGTGTGTDPFDQDDLPTPRGATAALLRSLLAPMRARVVLSGVLLLVQQAAVQAGPLLVAYAIDSGVPAVREDRYGPLIAVAAGYFLCAVVSALLQYAFTKVSARVSQDVLLDIRGRIFRHAQSLSVDFHERYTSGRLISRSTTDVESLRELLNEGLQELITVALAFVYISAMLLWLDVGIGGLAVLSLVPLYLLVRLYQRRAGKMFARRSTAIAAVIVKFTETMNGIRPVRAFRRERANEAEFHLLNRHHERTNGDAILEMARYVTGSRLVANVAVAGLVLWGAYRVADGALALGVLAAAVLYLRRLYDPIDRLGMFLNSYQSAAASLQKIAGLLTQTPTVPEPAVPGELPPRATELPGREVVFEGVGFAYRTGGEVLPNFDLTLPAGQTVAVVGTTGAGKSTLAKLLARFYDPTRGRVLLDGVDVRELPMAELRRGVVMVTQEAFLFSGTVAENIAVGRPEASREEIERAAKAIGAHDFISSLPDGYDTDVRKRGGRISAGQRQLVAFARALLADPSVLILDEATSSLDVPGERAVQRAMDTVLRGRTAVVIAHRLSTVEIADRVLVMSHGRIVEDGPPQRLITESGAFAGLHEAWRESLA, translated from the coding sequence ATGACGACACAACTACCCGGCGGTGCCCAGGACACGGAGGACCGCGAGGCCGCACACCCCGTGGCCACAGCGCACCGCGACGACGCCGAAGCGCCCCGCGACGACGGCACGCCCGGGGAGACACGCTCACCCGTCGCGTGCACGGGCTCCGGCACCGGCACCGGCACCGACCCCTTCGACCAGGACGACCTGCCGACCCCGAGGGGAGCGACGGCGGCGCTGCTCAGGTCACTGCTGGCGCCGATGCGCGCGCGGGTCGTGCTGTCGGGCGTGCTGTTGCTGGTGCAGCAGGCCGCGGTACAGGCGGGGCCGCTGCTGGTGGCGTACGCGATCGACAGCGGTGTCCCCGCGGTGCGCGAGGACCGGTACGGCCCGCTGATCGCGGTGGCAGCCGGGTATTTCCTCTGCGCCGTCGTCTCCGCACTCCTCCAGTACGCCTTCACCAAGGTGTCGGCGCGGGTCAGCCAGGACGTGCTGCTCGACATACGCGGGCGTATCTTCCGGCACGCGCAGTCGCTCAGCGTCGACTTCCACGAGCGGTACACGTCGGGGCGGCTCATCTCCCGTTCCACGACGGACGTGGAGTCCCTGCGTGAACTGCTCAACGAGGGCCTGCAAGAACTCATCACGGTCGCCCTCGCCTTCGTGTACATCTCGGCCATGCTGCTCTGGCTCGACGTGGGGATCGGCGGACTCGCCGTCCTCTCGCTCGTCCCGCTCTATCTCCTGGTGCGGCTCTACCAGCGCAGGGCAGGCAAGATGTTCGCCAGGCGCTCGACGGCCATCGCCGCGGTGATCGTGAAGTTCACGGAAACGATGAACGGCATCCGGCCGGTGCGCGCGTTCCGGCGCGAGCGGGCCAACGAGGCGGAGTTCCACCTACTCAACCGGCACCACGAGCGCACCAACGGTGACGCGATACTGGAGATGGCCCGCTATGTCACGGGGTCGCGACTGGTGGCCAACGTGGCGGTGGCGGGGCTCGTCCTGTGGGGTGCCTACCGCGTGGCCGACGGCGCCCTGGCCCTCGGTGTGCTGGCCGCGGCCGTCCTCTATCTGCGCCGCCTTTACGACCCGATCGACCGGCTCGGCATGTTCCTCAACTCCTACCAGTCCGCCGCGGCCTCGCTCCAGAAGATCGCGGGACTGCTCACCCAGACACCGACGGTGCCCGAGCCGGCCGTACCGGGCGAACTGCCACCCCGCGCCACCGAACTCCCGGGGCGCGAGGTCGTCTTCGAAGGGGTGGGGTTCGCCTACCGTACGGGCGGCGAGGTGCTGCCCAACTTCGACCTGACCCTGCCGGCCGGGCAGACGGTGGCCGTGGTCGGCACCACGGGCGCGGGGAAGTCGACGCTGGCGAAGCTGCTCGCCCGGTTCTACGACCCGACGCGGGGCAGGGTCCTCCTCGACGGCGTCGATGTGCGGGAGCTGCCCATGGCGGAGCTTCGGCGTGGTGTGGTGATGGTGACGCAGGAGGCCTTCCTCTTCTCCGGCACCGTCGCGGAGAACATCGCCGTGGGCCGCCCCGAGGCGAGCCGCGAGGAGATCGAGCGGGCGGCGAAGGCGATCGGCGCGCACGACTTCATCAGCTCCCTCCCCGACGGCTACGACACGGACGTACGCAAGAGAGGCGGCCGCATCTCGGCGGGACAGCGCCAGTTGGTGGCGTTCGCGAGGGCGCTGCTCGCCGACCCGTCCGTACTGATCCTGGACGAGGCGACCTCGTCCCTCGACGTGCCGGGCGAGCGGGCGGTGCAGCGCGCCATGGACACGGTGCTGCGGGGCAGGACCGCCGTGGTCATCGCCCACCGCCTCTCCACCGTGGAGATCGCCGACCGTGTACTGGTGATGTCCCACGGCAGGATCGTGGAGGACGGACCGCCGCAGCGGCTCATCACGGAGTCGGGGGCGTTCGCGGGGCTCCATGAGGCGTGGCGGGAGAGCTTGGCGTAG
- a CDS encoding enoyl-CoA hydratase/isomerase family protein, translated as MTVHFEVAEGVGTIRLDRPPMNALDIAVQDRLKELAEEAGDRDDVRAVVLHGGEKVFAAGADIKEMRTMDHAAMVVRSKALQDSFTAVARIPKPVVAAVTGYALGGGCELALCADYRIAAEDAKLGQPEILLGLIPGAGGTQRLARLIGPSRAKDLIFTGRQVKAPEALALGLVDRVVPAGEVYAQAYAWAARLAKGPSLALRAAKEAVDTGLETDIDSGLALERTWFAGLFATEDKERGMRSFIEEGPGKAKFV; from the coding sequence ATGACTGTGCACTTTGAAGTCGCCGAAGGCGTCGGAACCATCCGTCTCGACCGTCCGCCGATGAACGCGCTGGACATCGCGGTCCAGGACCGCCTGAAGGAACTGGCCGAGGAGGCCGGGGACCGCGACGACGTGCGCGCCGTCGTCCTCCACGGGGGTGAGAAGGTCTTCGCCGCGGGCGCCGACATCAAGGAGATGCGGACGATGGACCACGCGGCCATGGTCGTACGGTCCAAGGCGCTCCAGGACTCGTTCACCGCTGTGGCGCGCATCCCCAAGCCCGTGGTGGCCGCGGTCACCGGCTACGCGCTGGGCGGCGGCTGCGAGCTGGCGCTCTGCGCCGACTACCGCATCGCCGCGGAGGACGCCAAGCTCGGACAGCCGGAGATCCTCCTCGGCCTGATCCCCGGCGCGGGCGGCACCCAGCGGCTCGCCCGGCTGATCGGGCCCTCACGCGCCAAGGACCTCATCTTCACGGGCCGTCAGGTCAAGGCACCCGAGGCGCTGGCGCTGGGTCTGGTGGACCGCGTGGTGCCGGCCGGTGAGGTCTACGCGCAGGCGTACGCCTGGGCGGCGCGGCTCGCGAAGGGGCCTTCCTTGGCCCTGCGGGCGGCGAAGGAGGCGGTCGACACGGGTCTGGAGACCGATATCGACTCCGGGCTCGCCCTGGAGCGCACCTGGTTCGCGGGGCTCTTCGCGACCGAGGACAAGGAGCGGGGCATGCGGAGCTTCATCGAAGAGGGACCGGGCAAGGCGAAATTCGTCTGA
- a CDS encoding polysaccharide deacetylase family protein, whose protein sequence is MTTTDRRAALRAGVKLAAAGAFAAGCSAPPAERAPASSPTPTATARGKPAAAHAPAPRRFAGLPDQIDHSPRGRPEVALTFHGQGDPDIARTLLAKAENAGARLTVLAVGTWLDTHPGLARRILRGGHELGNHTQRHLSINDMSQAEARKEITACADRLHRLTGSIGGWFRPSRARTATPLVQRLARGAGYPHVLSYDVDSLDFTSPGSTAVVRNVMSTIHPGAVVSLHFGYRDTVDALPALLAELDRGGLRAVTTTELLT, encoded by the coding sequence GTGACCACGACTGATCGTCGCGCCGCTCTGCGCGCGGGCGTGAAGCTCGCGGCGGCGGGAGCCTTCGCCGCCGGCTGCTCCGCGCCCCCGGCCGAGCGCGCTCCGGCGTCCTCGCCCACCCCCACCGCCACCGCACGTGGCAAGCCCGCCGCCGCGCACGCCCCCGCGCCGCGCCGTTTCGCGGGGCTCCCCGACCAGATCGACCACAGTCCGCGCGGCCGGCCCGAGGTGGCCCTCACCTTTCACGGGCAGGGCGACCCGGACATCGCGAGGACACTCCTCGCCAAGGCGGAGAACGCGGGCGCGCGCCTGACCGTGCTCGCCGTCGGCACCTGGCTCGACACCCATCCTGGGCTCGCCCGCCGCATCCTGCGGGGCGGCCACGAACTCGGCAACCACACCCAGCGTCACCTCTCCATCAACGACATGTCGCAGGCGGAGGCCCGTAAGGAGATCACCGCCTGCGCGGACCGGCTGCACAGGCTCACGGGGTCCATCGGCGGCTGGTTCAGACCCTCCCGCGCCCGCACCGCCACCCCCCTTGTCCAGCGGCTGGCGCGCGGGGCCGGCTACCCGCACGTGCTCTCGTACGACGTCGACTCCCTCGACTTCACCTCGCCGGGGAGTACGGCCGTCGTCCGCAACGTCATGTCCACAATCCATCCAGGCGCCGTCGTCAGCCTGCACTTCGGCTACCGGGACACCGTCGACGCCCTCCCCGCCCTCCTCGCCGAACTCGACCGCGGCGGGCTGCGCGCGGTCACCACCACGGAGCTGCTGACCTGA
- a CDS encoding L,D-transpeptidase produces the protein MSGRPISGASAGGGLPAGRRALPALLLGAMLLLTACGGGADGKGEGKGGGAGKAGAATPSQAVVTVAPKDGADSVGTSGALKIAADRGKLTSVRVADGKGNEVQGEITADGGKWTPEHHLASATKYKVHAIAKDSKGRESAKDTTFTTLVPKNTFVGTYTPENGSKVGVGMPVSLHFTRGITSPEAVEKAIEVTSEPKVEIRHKWYGNDRLDFRPEEYWKPDTKVTLQLALDGVEGRPGVYGKQTRTVTFTVGRSQVSTVDAKSHMMTVERDGKVLKKIPITAGGPGTTTYNGQMVISEKYQVTRMNGETVGFGGEYDIKDVPHAMRLSTSGTFIHGNYWAGASTFGSANTSHGCVGLRDTRGGYDGQAPAAWFYSQSLIGDVVTVKNSQDQTIPWWNGLNAWNLPWDKWEK, from the coding sequence GTGAGCGGGCGACCGATATCCGGAGCATCGGCGGGCGGGGGACTGCCTGCCGGCCGGAGGGCCCTGCCGGCCCTGCTGCTCGGGGCGATGCTGTTGCTGACGGCGTGCGGTGGCGGGGCCGACGGCAAGGGTGAAGGCAAGGGCGGCGGTGCGGGGAAGGCGGGCGCCGCGACCCCTTCGCAGGCCGTCGTGACGGTGGCGCCGAAGGACGGCGCGGACTCGGTGGGTACGAGCGGGGCGCTGAAGATCGCCGCCGACCGGGGCAAGCTCACCTCGGTGCGTGTCGCGGACGGCAAGGGCAACGAGGTCCAGGGGGAGATAACCGCCGACGGCGGCAAGTGGACGCCGGAGCACCATCTCGCGTCGGCCACCAAGTACAAGGTGCACGCCATAGCCAAGGACTCCAAGGGCAGGGAGTCGGCGAAGGACACGACCTTCACCACCCTCGTCCCCAAGAACACGTTCGTGGGCACCTATACGCCCGAGAACGGTTCCAAGGTCGGTGTGGGCATGCCGGTCTCCCTCCACTTCACCAGGGGCATCACCAGCCCCGAGGCGGTGGAGAAGGCCATCGAGGTCACCTCGGAGCCGAAGGTCGAGATCCGCCACAAGTGGTACGGCAACGACCGGCTCGACTTCCGTCCCGAGGAGTACTGGAAGCCGGATACGAAGGTCACCCTGCAGCTCGCCCTCGACGGTGTCGAGGGCAGGCCAGGGGTGTACGGCAAGCAGACCAGGACGGTGACGTTCACCGTCGGCCGCAGCCAGGTCTCGACCGTGGACGCCAAGTCCCACATGATGACCGTCGAACGTGACGGCAAGGTGCTGAAGAAGATCCCGATCACGGCGGGAGGCCCCGGCACCACCACGTACAACGGGCAGATGGTCATCAGCGAGAAGTACCAGGTGACCCGGATGAACGGCGAGACCGTCGGTTTCGGCGGCGAGTACGACATCAAGGACGTGCCGCACGCGATGCGCCTGTCGACCTCGGGCACCTTCATCCACGGCAACTACTGGGCGGGGGCCTCCACCTTCGGCAGCGCCAACACGAGCCACGGCTGCGTCGGCCTGCGCGACACCCGCGGCGGTTACGACGGCCAGGCGCCGGCCGCCTGGTTCTACAGCCAGTCCCTCATCGGCGACGTGGTGACGGTGAAGAACTCCCAGGACCAGACGATCCCTTGGTGGAACGGGCTCAACGCCTGGAACCTGCCGTGGGACAAGTGGGAGAAGTAA
- a CDS encoding ABC transporter ATP-binding protein yields MDESHKPPAPVQRRSAVRALLRLWPYVRPVRVRLFGAAGVAVLASTAGLVIPLVLKHIVDGPVRHHDPGGVWIGALALLLLGLLEALLFGLRRWLVARPLAGVEASMRGDLYRHLQRLPIAFHDRWASGQLLSRGTTDLSLLRMFLAFPLTFLLVNGATILIGILILLAQDWTLGLVIVVPAIPLMVVCSIFERHYSLVARKAQDQVGDLTTLVEESVLGIRVIKGFGRHRSQAHAFRELSRTLRATELDKARLLAAIWGTITLLPELAIGVALVFGALRVADGGLSAGTLVAFLSTALALRWPVESIGFLLAMSQEASTAAERYFEVMDAPEEEPSPSADGAPATAEGGTPVEAQDGIRFERVAFRYPDAPDGSPPVLDGVDLHINSGETVAIVGATGSGKTTLTALVPRLHEIVSGRITLDGADITTMDRERLRSLVAVAFEEPTLFSASVAENILMGAGREAGETQLGRALEVAQAEFVHALPKGTGTEVGEQGLSLSGGQRQRLALARAVVGDPRFLVLDDPLSALDVHTEALVEAALRRVLAHTTALVVAHRPSTVMLADRVALLSGGRIAATGTHQELLRTSPEYAWLMSGAGAEDGGRRTALTTAGAGTRAEGNPA; encoded by the coding sequence ATGGATGAATCACACAAACCCCCCGCCCCCGTTCAGCGGCGTTCGGCAGTCCGCGCTCTGCTGCGCCTCTGGCCCTACGTCCGGCCCGTGCGCGTCAGGCTGTTCGGCGCGGCCGGCGTCGCCGTCCTCGCCTCCACGGCGGGGCTGGTCATCCCCCTCGTGCTGAAGCACATCGTGGACGGGCCCGTGCGCCATCACGACCCGGGAGGTGTGTGGATCGGTGCGCTCGCCCTGCTCCTCCTCGGGCTCCTGGAGGCCCTGCTCTTCGGGCTGCGGCGGTGGCTGGTGGCCCGGCCGCTGGCGGGGGTGGAGGCGTCGATGCGGGGGGACCTCTACCGGCACCTCCAGCGGCTCCCCATCGCCTTCCACGACCGGTGGGCCTCGGGGCAGTTGCTGTCGCGCGGCACCACGGATCTGTCACTGCTGCGGATGTTCCTCGCCTTCCCCTTGACGTTCCTGCTGGTCAACGGCGCGACCATCCTCATCGGGATCTTGATCCTGCTGGCCCAGGACTGGACGCTCGGTCTGGTGATCGTGGTGCCGGCCATCCCCCTGATGGTCGTCTGCTCCATCTTCGAACGGCATTACTCGCTGGTGGCGAGGAAGGCGCAGGACCAGGTGGGCGACCTGACGACGCTCGTCGAGGAGAGCGTCCTCGGAATCCGTGTCATCAAGGGGTTCGGCCGCCATCGCAGCCAGGCGCACGCCTTCCGTGAACTCTCCCGCACCCTGCGCGCCACCGAGTTGGACAAGGCCCGTCTGCTCGCGGCGATCTGGGGCACCATCACCCTCCTGCCCGAGCTGGCGATCGGCGTGGCCCTGGTCTTCGGGGCGCTGCGCGTCGCGGACGGGGGCCTGTCGGCGGGGACACTGGTGGCGTTCCTCTCGACCGCGCTCGCGCTGCGCTGGCCGGTGGAGTCGATCGGTTTCCTGCTGGCGATGAGCCAGGAGGCGTCGACCGCGGCGGAGCGGTACTTCGAGGTGATGGACGCGCCGGAGGAGGAGCCGTCTCCGTCGGCGGACGGCGCCCCGGCGACCGCCGAGGGAGGCACCCCCGTCGAGGCCCAGGACGGTATCCGGTTCGAGCGGGTGGCCTTCCGGTACCCGGACGCGCCCGACGGCTCTCCGCCGGTGCTGGACGGCGTGGACCTGCACATCAACTCCGGCGAGACCGTGGCGATCGTAGGTGCCACGGGAAGCGGCAAGACGACGCTGACGGCCCTCGTGCCCCGGCTCCACGAGATCGTTTCCGGGCGTATCACACTGGACGGCGCCGACATCACCACGATGGACCGGGAGCGGCTGCGTTCCCTCGTGGCGGTCGCCTTCGAGGAGCCGACCCTCTTCTCCGCGAGCGTCGCGGAGAACATCCTGATGGGCGCGGGCCGGGAAGCGGGCGAGACCCAACTGGGACGCGCCCTTGAGGTGGCCCAGGCCGAATTCGTGCACGCCCTCCCCAAGGGGACGGGTACCGAGGTCGGTGAGCAGGGGCTGAGCCTCTCGGGCGGCCAGCGGCAACGGCTCGCCCTGGCAAGGGCGGTGGTCGGAGACCCGCGTTTCCTCGTCCTCGACGACCCGCTCTCCGCCCTCGACGTGCATACGGAGGCGCTGGTGGAGGCGGCGCTGCGCAGGGTCCTCGCTCATACGACGGCACTGGTCGTGGCCCACCGTCCCTCGACGGTGATGCTCGCGGACCGGGTCGCCCTGCTCTCCGGCGGCCGTATCGCCGCCACCGGCACCCATCAGGAACTACTGCGCACGAGCCCCGAGTACGCCTGGCTGATGTCGGGCGCGGGGGCCGAGGACGGCGGGCGTCGTACCGCGCTCACCACGGCGGGCGCGGGTACCCGCGCAGAGGGGAACCCCGCATGA
- a CDS encoding ATP-binding protein — MAGLEGIEQARRPGSPAAPRWTPTVEDERALETMESHGNPVDAEVVLDSAPGAAATARRLAEIVVVAEWGLSPHLAECTALLVSELFGNAVEHTGARAVGLRMHRRPGRIRVEVRDPSRSLPCMMPAFEMEVVSGYGLLLVEKLSDRWGADLLPIGKKTWFEIRVSDR, encoded by the coding sequence ATGGCGGGGCTGGAGGGTATCGAGCAAGCACGGCGTCCGGGCAGTCCGGCGGCGCCGCGGTGGACGCCCACTGTGGAAGACGAGCGGGCGCTCGAAACGATGGAGTCGCACGGCAATCCGGTGGACGCGGAGGTCGTTCTGGACTCGGCTCCCGGAGCGGCGGCGACCGCCAGGCGGCTGGCCGAGATCGTCGTCGTGGCCGAGTGGGGGCTCTCGCCGCACCTCGCGGAGTGCACCGCACTGCTCGTCTCCGAACTCTTCGGCAACGCCGTGGAACACACCGGCGCGCGCGCCGTCGGTCTGCGTATGCACCGGCGTCCCGGCCGTATCCGGGTCGAGGTGCGCGACCCCTCGCGCAGCCTGCCCTGTATGATGCCCGCTTTCGAGATGGAAGTGGTCAGCGGGTACGGCCTGTTGCTGGTGGAGAAGTTGTCGGACCGGTGGGGCGCGGACCTGCTGCCGATCGGCAAGAAGACCTGGTTCGAGATCCGAGTGTCCGACCGCTGA
- the glgX gene encoding glycogen debranching protein GlgX, with protein sequence MASAPEQEAYEDDASPSEALEAAVRDASGRGAVSRSTAGREPAGVVVAANGIASQGLPATTTVENGGPPATMTEENGGSPATTTEENGNPPATTTVENEGPPATTTEENENPPATTTVENEGPPATTTEEGEGPRATTTERAEGRPATAADRDKGRPAAPLLNGGRDGRRPLAEAVSVRSVWPGAPAPLGARFRTGPDGVAGTNFALWAGGAEAVDVCLFDDEGHETRCPLAESTHEIWHGFVPGVRPGQRYGFRVHGVWDPWTGGRWNRAKLLLDPYARAVDGEFTLPPEVYGHVRDWPQQHIADTVRDDRDSAPHVPKGVVVHDDAPDDEWKDDRRPKTPWADSVLYELHVRGFTRRHPDIPEELRGTYAGLAHPAAIGHLRRLGVTAVELLPVHQFAHEDHLLKRGLRNYWGYNSIGYFAPHAGYAAGGTRGQQVGEFRSMVRALHEAGIEVILDVVYNHTAEAGELGPTLSLRGIDNRGYYRLQDDARRYTDYTGCGNTLHVVRPQVLRLITDSLRYWVTEMGVDGFRFDLAATLARSLHDVDMLSPFLAVIAQDPVLRRVKLIAEPWDVGAGGYQVGAFPPLWTEWNDRYRDAVRDYWRDALPDVRDLGYRLSGSSDLYAWGGRRPQASVNFITAHDGFTLRDLVSYEHKHNEANGEGNRDGTGDNRAWNCGAEGESSRADINALRRRQLRNMLSTLLLSTGVPMLVAGDEMGRTQGGNNNAYCQDNETGWVDWSLLDEPGWHELYTLTARLIALRHRHPVLRRGAFFSGRASGVDGLRDLAWFTASGTEMTEDDWFAPAGTLGVYLSGARIAARDERGGRVTDDSFLAVLHSPAARAPFVLPGEPWARAYETVVDTSLEDQSVEPDAVLPAGSTVVLEGRSLLLFRVREPDPYGNP encoded by the coding sequence GTGGCGAGCGCACCCGAGCAGGAGGCATACGAGGACGACGCGTCCCCGTCGGAGGCACTGGAGGCAGCGGTGCGGGACGCGTCAGGGCGCGGCGCGGTCTCGCGGAGCACGGCGGGCCGTGAGCCGGCCGGAGTAGTCGTAGCGGCCAACGGGATCGCGAGCCAGGGCCTTCCGGCCACCACGACGGTGGAGAACGGGGGCCCTCCGGCCACCATGACGGAGGAGAACGGGGGCTCCCCGGCCACCACGACGGAGGAGAACGGAAACCCTCCGGCCACCACAACGGTGGAGAACGAGGGCCCTCCGGCCACCACGACGGAGGAGAACGAAAACCCTCCGGCCACCACAACGGTGGAGAACGAGGGCCCTCCGGCCACCACGACGGAGGAGGGTGAGGGGCCCCGGGCCACCACGACGGAGAGGGCCGAGGGACGCCCGGCCACCGCGGCAGACCGGGACAAGGGACGCCCGGCCGCGCCGCTGCTGAACGGCGGGAGGGACGGGCGGCGCCCGCTGGCGGAAGCGGTCTCCGTCAGGTCCGTCTGGCCAGGGGCGCCCGCGCCGCTCGGCGCGCGGTTCCGTACCGGCCCCGACGGCGTCGCCGGTACCAACTTCGCGCTGTGGGCGGGCGGCGCCGAGGCCGTCGATGTCTGTCTCTTCGACGACGAGGGCCACGAGACCCGCTGCCCGCTGGCGGAGTCGACCCACGAGATATGGCACGGTTTCGTGCCGGGCGTCAGGCCGGGGCAGCGCTACGGCTTCCGGGTGCACGGCGTGTGGGACCCGTGGACCGGCGGCCGATGGAACCGGGCCAAGCTCCTCCTCGACCCCTACGCCCGTGCCGTGGACGGCGAGTTCACGCTGCCGCCCGAGGTCTACGGCCACGTACGCGACTGGCCGCAGCAGCACATCGCGGACACCGTGCGCGACGACAGGGACTCCGCTCCGCACGTACCCAAGGGTGTGGTCGTGCACGACGACGCACCCGACGACGAGTGGAAGGACGACCGCAGGCCGAAGACACCGTGGGCCGACAGCGTCCTGTACGAGCTGCATGTGCGGGGCTTCACCCGCCGTCACCCCGACATCCCCGAGGAGTTGCGCGGCACCTACGCGGGGCTCGCGCACCCGGCGGCCATCGGCCATCTGCGGCGGCTCGGCGTGACCGCGGTGGAGCTGCTGCCCGTCCACCAGTTCGCGCACGAGGACCACCTGCTCAAGAGAGGGCTGCGCAACTACTGGGGCTACAACTCCATCGGCTACTTCGCCCCGCACGCCGGCTACGCGGCGGGCGGCACCAGGGGCCAGCAGGTCGGCGAGTTCCGGTCCATGGTGCGGGCCCTGCACGAGGCCGGTATCGAGGTGATCCTCGACGTCGTCTACAACCACACGGCCGAGGCGGGCGAGCTGGGACCGACACTGTCACTGCGCGGCATCGACAACCGCGGCTACTACCGTCTCCAGGACGACGCCAGGCGCTACACCGACTACACGGGCTGCGGCAACACCCTGCACGTCGTACGGCCGCAGGTGCTGCGCCTGATCACCGACTCGCTGCGGTACTGGGTGACGGAGATGGGCGTCGACGGCTTCCGCTTCGACCTGGCCGCCACGCTCGCCCGTTCCCTGCACGACGTCGACATGCTCTCCCCCTTTCTCGCCGTCATCGCCCAGGACCCGGTGCTGCGCAGGGTCAAGCTGATCGCCGAGCCGTGGGACGTCGGCGCGGGCGGCTACCAGGTGGGGGCGTTCCCGCCACTGTGGACCGAGTGGAACGACCGCTACCGGGACGCGGTACGCGACTACTGGCGCGACGCCCTGCCCGACGTACGCGACCTCGGCTACCGGCTCTCCGGGTCGAGCGACCTGTACGCGTGGGGCGGGCGCAGGCCGCAGGCCTCGGTCAACTTCATCACCGCGCACGACGGGTTCACCCTGCGCGACCTCGTCTCCTACGAGCACAAGCACAACGAGGCCAACGGCGAGGGCAACAGGGACGGCACAGGCGACAACCGGGCCTGGAACTGCGGCGCGGAGGGCGAGAGCAGCCGCGCGGACATCAACGCGCTCCGCCGCCGTCAGCTGCGGAACATGCTCTCCACCCTGCTGCTGTCGACCGGGGTCCCGATGCTGGTCGCCGGTGACGAGATGGGCCGTACGCAGGGCGGGAACAACAACGCGTACTGCCAGGACAACGAGACGGGCTGGGTGGACTGGTCCCTGCTCGACGAGCCCGGCTGGCATGAGCTGTACACGCTCACCGCCAGGCTCATCGCGCTGCGCCACCGCCATCCGGTGCTGCGCCGCGGCGCGTTCTTCTCGGGGCGGGCGTCCGGCGTGGACGGGCTGCGTGACCTGGCGTGGTTCACCGCGTCGGGTACGGAGATGACGGAGGACGACTGGTTCGCGCCCGCGGGAACGTTGGGTGTCTACCTCTCGGGGGCCAGGATCGCCGCTCGCGACGAGCGCGGAGGACGCGTCACCGACGACAGCTTCCTCGCGGTCCTGCACTCCCCCGCGGCGCGGGCGCCCTTCGTGCTGCCGGGCGAGCCCTGGGCCCGCGCCTACGAGACGGTGGTGGACACCTCGCTTGAGGACCAGTCCGTCGAGCCGGACGCGGTGCTTCCGGCCGGCTCGACGGTCGTGCTGGAGGGACGTTCGCTGCTGCTGTTCAGGGTGCGGGAGCCGGATCCGTACGGGAACCCGTAG
- a CDS encoding DUF6338 family protein, giving the protein MGQPPSTVFQLAVLVLFVLPGAVHQFLRERWRGPVPQERVLSERVLRALVASIVLDTAYAVAAGPELLRLVGVGGDGLTRAGLVGERIRWVGLWGLVLFVAVPAATAAAVSLLQRRHLRARYQSTPSAWDHVFRDRQPCFVRLRLKDGTWVGGWYGNESYATSYPQPHALHLESAWRMLGDGSFAERVEGTAGLHVSGTDVDIVEMVDAPTIAPGAPAEP; this is encoded by the coding sequence ATGGGGCAGCCTCCCTCAACGGTGTTCCAGCTCGCTGTCCTGGTGCTGTTCGTGCTGCCCGGAGCCGTCCATCAATTCCTTCGCGAGCGTTGGCGCGGCCCCGTTCCCCAGGAGCGTGTACTGAGCGAGCGGGTGCTACGCGCGCTGGTCGCCTCCATCGTCCTGGACACGGCGTACGCGGTCGCCGCCGGACCCGAACTGCTGCGACTCGTCGGTGTCGGCGGAGACGGGTTGACACGCGCGGGCCTGGTGGGCGAACGGATTCGCTGGGTGGGCCTCTGGGGACTCGTGCTGTTTGTCGCCGTACCCGCGGCAACAGCCGCCGCCGTCTCGCTCCTTCAACGCCGTCACCTGCGCGCCCGCTACCAAAGCACCCCATCGGCCTGGGACCATGTCTTCCGTGACCGTCAGCCGTGCTTCGTGCGGCTTCGGCTCAAGGACGGCACCTGGGTGGGAGGGTGGTACGGGAATGAGTCGTATGCCACGTCCTATCCGCAGCCACACGCGCTGCACCTGGAGTCGGCCTGGCGAATGCTCGGCGACGGCAGCTTCGCCGAGCGGGTCGAGGGGACGGCTGGGCTGCACGTGAGTGGCACCGATGTGGACATCGTGGAGATGGTCGACGCGCCGACCATCGCACCGGGCGCCCCGGCCGAGCCGTGA